A window from Gossypium raimondii isolate GPD5lz chromosome 7, ASM2569854v1, whole genome shotgun sequence encodes these proteins:
- the LOC105802045 gene encoding 2-oxoglutarate-dependent dioxygenase DAO, which produces MDKTQSIPTIDLSDFPAQYEKLRRSSEEWGCFRVVNHNIPFELMQEMKQVVRSLLDLPIQIKQNNVDVIAGSGYWAPSPKNPLYEALGLYDMASSQAVHTFCSQLDASPSQRDTVAKYAKAIHEVIMDIGGKIAESMGLKGDYCKEWPCQFRINKYHFTPQSVGSAGVQLHTDSGFLTILQDDENVGGLEVMDKSGEFVAVDPLPGSLLVNLGDMATVWSNGRLHTVKHRVQCKEAKTRVSIATFLLGPKEEAVDPPPELVDSDHPRLYNSFTYEEYRKLRLSTELQAGEALALVRT; this is translated from the exons atggataaaaccCAGAGTATTCCAACCATTGATCTTTCAGATTTTCCAGCACAGTATGAGAAACTAAGGCGATCATCTGAAGAATGGGGTTGTTTCAGGGTAGTCAACCACAACATCCCTTTTGAATTGATGCAGGAAATGAAGCAAGTTGTGAGATCATTGCTTGACCTCCCCATCCAAATCAAGCAAAACAACGTCGATGTCATTGCCGGCAGTGGTTACTGGGCTCCCAGTCCTAAAAACCCTCTTTATGAAGCTTTGGGTCTCTATGATATGGCCTCCTCCCAAGCTGTTCATACCTTCTGCTCTCAGTTGGATGCCTCTCCTTCACAAAG AGACACAGTAGCGAAGTATGCTAAAGCAATTCATGAGGTAATCATGGATATAGGTGGAAAAATAGCAGAGAGTATGGGATTGAAGGGTGATTACTGCAAGGAATGGCCTTGCCAATTTAGGATAAATAAGTACCATTTCACCCCTCAATCTGTAGGCTCGGCTGGGGTTCAATTACACACTGATTCTGGCTTCTTAACAATACTTCAAGACGATGAGAATGTTGGTGGACTTGAAGTGATGGACAAATCTGGTGAATTTGTAGCTGTTGATCCCTTGCCTGGCAGCCTCCTTGTCAATCTTGGGGATATGGCCACG gTATGGAGCAATGGAAGGTTACACACGGTGAAGCATAGAGTGCAATGCAAGGAGGCGAAAACTAGAGTGTCGATCGCCACGTTCCTCTTGGGACCGAAAGAGGAAGCAGTGGATCCGCCACCGGAGCTGGTGGATTCGGACCATCCGCGGCTTTACAACTCGTTCACGTACGAGGAGTACAGGAAGCTGCGGCTGTCGACGGAATTGCAAGCTGGTGAGGCTCTTGCACTTGTACGTACCTGA